The DNA window CGGCGCGGTGAAGGTGCTCGGCCCGCACCTGGCCGGTGTGCTGGCGGGCATACCGGTGGTGCTCGCCGTCCTCGCCCCGTTGACCCAGCGCGGCTCCGGGGCGCGCGCGGCCGCGGCACTGACCCGCGGTGTGCTGCGGTCCGTGCCGGGAACGCTGGCGTTCGTCGTAGCGCTCGCGTTCGGTCTGCCGTGGCTCGGAGCTGCGGCGTTCGGCGTCGCCGCCGGGGCACTGGTGCTCGCCGACTGTGCCACCGGACGGTTCCTCGTCACGCGGGCACGTGAAGTCGCGGTGAGCTGACAGTCCATAGTGGATTATGGATCGGTACGTCCACAAGGGACGGTCGGCAACTCGTTACGAGTAATTCGGCACAACCCCGTAACGGTTGGCCTCCCAGTGTCGACGGACAAGCCATGACGGGGACGAAAACAGCGCGATGGGCAGAACTCCGGCCGGGGCAGGTGTGGGTGACCGCCGACGGCAGCACGCGGGTGGTGGACAGGGTCACGCGCGCGGTGTGGCGCACCACCGGGCGGCGGCAGAACGTGATCATGTTCGACGGGCACGGGCCCGAGACCCATCCGGACACCTTCGAGGTGACCGTCGTGCCGGACCGTTCCTGATCGACGACGTCCATTGTGGACCCCGTGTGACCTGCGCCTGGTGGGCACACTGGTGGTGCTGATCCCGGCGGCCGCGCGGCCGCCGGGCCGCGTCCTGCCCGCCGATGCCCTGAAGGATGCTCCTGTAGCGGTGTCGACCTAACCAGCCGAGGAACGATCCGCCGCCCCCGCGAGCACCCTGCCTCGCGAGCGAGCGCGGCTCCTACGCCCCGAAGGAAGCCCTGCCTCGGCGGCGATCCGTGCCTGATGCCCCGAAAGTGGCTTTCGGGGACTTGAACGCCCCGAAGTTCACAGTGATGTCGGGTGCGTGGCGCGGTCATCGGCGGCGGAGGTTCTCCGTTGGTCCCCGAAGGCCACCTTCGGGGACCCTGGCGCCACTGTCTCGGCCCTCGCTCACGTGCGGGCAGGGCTGCGCATGCCCCGAAGGTGGCCTTCGGGGCGCTCAACGTCGCCAATCCACCCCTCGCACGCCCGACCGCCGCGACACGCCTGCCCCGAAAGTGACGTTCGGGGCGCTGGATTCCCTGAAGGTCACCTTCGGGGCACCCGAAGGCTTGCTGTGGGGTCGTGCGGGTGGCGAGAGCGTGGTGCGAGGGGCGAGATCGTGACGCTCAGCGCCCCAAGAGGAGCCTTCGGCGGCACCCGCGGCCCTACTCGACCTCTATAGGAGCGTCTTTCGGGGCGTGCGTCATGGGGTGAACAAGCACGTCAGAGCCGTAGGGGCAAGCGCGGCGAGATTGGTGAACACAAGTGTTCGCTAATGGTGTACGCTTCCCTTCACGCGCACTGGGGTGAGGGAAAAACCGACAGCCGCGAGGGGACCGGTACGTGTCCACCCGAATCCGCTTCCACCGCGCGTGCTTGGCGACCCGGATTGCCGTTCCGGGTCACGGACGAAGGGTTTCGACGGGTAATGAAGATTCGCGCCAAGTCGCTCATCGTGGCCGCGGTGACGGCCGTACTGTCGGTCGGTCCCGTGGTGTCGGTGGCCAACGCGGAGCCGGATGCGGCCGCCGCCGGCTGCCCCGGCACCAGGGTGTTCGCCCTCGGCGGGCGGGCCGACCCCGATGCCACCTTCTTCCAGAACATCCCGCTCCCGCCGGGCTTCGACCTCGACCGGGTGCACTACTCGGCCGAGTTCTTCCCGGTCACCGGGCTCAAGACCTACGACGACTCCATCGCCGAGGGGATCGCGAACCTGACCCGCCACGTCTACGACTTCCACGGTGCGTGCGGCGGTTCGCACATCCTGATCACCGGGTACTCGATGGGCGCCCGCGCCGCCGGTGACACGTTGTTCAACCTCGGCAACGACAACAAGATCCCGAAGAACCAGATCGACGGCGTCCTCTACGCCGACCCGAGGCGGGTCGGCCCGAACGGGTCGCCGGGCGGGATCGAGACCAACATCCCGACCCCGATCAAGGGCATCACGATGAACGGCCCGCGCGGGTTCGCGGGCATCGGGGTGCACGAGATCTGCAACCAGAACGACGGCGCGTGCCTGTCCGCGAACCCGTTCACCAACCTGCTGCAGTTCGCCAACGGCATCCAGGGCGCGGTCGCCGCGGGTGCGCACGGGTTCCCGCCGCCGAACCCGGTCGGCGAACGCGGCAACTTCGACACCGTCATCCCGCAGCCGCCGGTGATCCAGTACGGCCCGCCGCTCCCGCTGCCGATCCCGACCCCGTGGGAGATGTTCAACGGCAAGATCCCCGGCACCGAGGGGCAGGCCGCGATCGCCGACATCCAGAACAAGCTGATGGGCTTGCTGTCGCCGGAGGCGAAGGCGGCGCTGCCGCACGTGCCGTTCTTCGGCATGGCCTGATTCCCCGGTAACACCGGGAAAACGTCGCGCGGGTGGTGACACGGTTCGTGTCACCACCCGCGTTCCGC is part of the Amycolatopsis sp. CA-230715 genome and encodes:
- a CDS encoding PE-PPE domain-containing protein, whose product is MKIRAKSLIVAAVTAVLSVGPVVSVANAEPDAAAAGCPGTRVFALGGRADPDATFFQNIPLPPGFDLDRVHYSAEFFPVTGLKTYDDSIAEGIANLTRHVYDFHGACGGSHILITGYSMGARAAGDTLFNLGNDNKIPKNQIDGVLYADPRRVGPNGSPGGIETNIPTPIKGITMNGPRGFAGIGVHEICNQNDGACLSANPFTNLLQFANGIQGAVAAGAHGFPPPNPVGERGNFDTVIPQPPVIQYGPPLPLPIPTPWEMFNGKIPGTEGQAAIADIQNKLMGLLSPEAKAALPHVPFFGMA